The Aptenodytes patagonicus chromosome 10, bAptPat1.pri.cur, whole genome shotgun sequence genomic sequence GGCACTGGACGTGATGGGCCAAATTCAGTGGTGGAGCAGGCAAGCGTTGCCTCCAGCAGGCACTGCGCTGGCTCACACCGGCGTGGAGCTTCCAACAGGGCTTTTAAGCAGCTTGATATTTGTGACTGGGGCATGGTGAAGCCTGCCCCATGCATTCTGCCACACAGTTAGGTACCTTGTAGGATGGACGCAAAGGATTTGGTCTAACCCACCGTAGGAAGCACTCTGCCTGCATCACTGCAGGCACGTGTGCTGGCACGGCCCCGTCAGCCTTTCCAGCGTTACCCTGGCCCTGCAAAGGAGCCTGGAGAGAAGCTGGTCCTTTAATGGGCTCTCACGGCGTGGGCAGCCAGCAGAGCATGCCAGCCCTGATGGGACTGCAGTGGCAAAGTGCTGATCTGCAGGTCGATAAGGAGGGGCAGTGCAAGGCAGTGCAGCAAGGTGAGACTATCGGGCCAGCAGAAAAGCTATTAGCCTTTGTCCTCAGCCTCCAGACgcaggggagaggggccggggacAGCGGGTGggagagagctgctgcctcccgggCTGTGCAAGGGCTTTGCAAGCTGCTTTTCTGGGGAAGCTGCCATTCCAGTGAGACCATGGATTAGAAAAGCTCTGCAGTTTGGTTTCTTCTGCTAAAGGGTAACCACAGAGCATAACTGCTGGTGGCTACGGTACCAGGCCTTAGCAGGTTCCCTTGTGTTATAAAAtgctcctctgtgcctctgtgttGCCTTTCTCAAGGTGTCTAAGAGCTGCTCTAGGGTAGGGCTGAAGACTGGTCCTGCCACGTAGCAGGCAGGAGAACATGCAACTATCAACAGTGCTTCCAGCGATTAGGGCTCGGGTATTGTTTAGGGATTTCAGCTTCTTTCTAGCTGGAGATCTCTTCTTTCCTGGTGCGTACAGCTGAGACCGCCCTGCAGAAACTATGTGTAATGGGAGACCCAAAAACTTAGTGGGTGGACCCTGAGCAGCAGTGCTCGAGGGAGCGCCCGTCCTCAGGACAACAACATCCATTTGCTTTAGGTGTTCCCAAACAAGTGACCCCAGTCCAGCCAAAGCCGGCTGAAGCTCTGCTCATGCAGGGTAAAGGGCTAGGCAGATGGGGTTCCCTTTTCCTCAGCCCCAGCGTGCACAGGAGGGGAGGGGTGCTGGTCTGGCCCCTTGCCAAGCACAGCACTGGTTTGCGGCCCCGACCTCCCAGTGctcccccgggggctgcgggaaGGAGCCTGCACCCTGATGCTCTCCCATGGTCCGGCGTTCACTTGCTGTCTGGGTTCACTTGCTGTCTTACTCCCAGCTGACCCTCCCTGGTGTGTCTGGATCGCTAGCTGGTTCCTCTGCCATACAGAAGTGCTCCTGAGCTGCATCTCCATGGCTCTTCCCAaagctgcctctgccctgctgcctgcacggGGCCCAAATGGAGAATGATTTTGTGTGGCCGTCAGTCTCTTCAAGACCATCCACATCATTTTTCTGCCATCTGTCATTttgagaagaaagcaaacaagaaaaaaataataaactcaAATTATTGCCTAATCAACACAGAAATCAGCGCTGCTTGCTCAGCCTGCGGGCCACGATTAGATGCCATCAGCAAATTTGGGCAGCTTGCCTGGGCTGCAGTCTTTCATCTCTTGAAGACTGACAGGCATCTCGGGGatctgcaggcagaggaaggagctgggATCCGCTTAGAGGTCTCACACAGCCCTTTGGGGAAAGAGCACATGGTTCAAAACCACGGGAAGAAAGGAGCATTGTGTTTATGTTTATTAATTAAAGGAAGCCCCATACCAGAGGAGGGGATGTTTAGGCGGCAGCTCTGAGGTCTCCAGCCCCATCTCCAGCACCATCCCAGAGTACTGCCCTGGTTCATGCAGCCCCAGCCCGGCTTGTCCTGATGGGAGGATGCGCTGGGTGAATCACTCCGGGAAGTGATGGGACGTGTCACTTCTACATCCTTATAGATATATGGCAGCCTTGGCAGGGCCGTCGCATGTCTGTGCATGCATGCGGGATCTTGGCATTTGGTTTGAAGCATgtatcttcctcttcctcctgactGCCCCACAGCGGGACCCGCGCCCAGTGACTCAGGCTGCCTTGGCAGGGATGTGGGGAGGCCCCACAGCTCAGTTTCTCCTGGTCATCAGAAGGGAGCATGGCCCCTGGGCTCAGCCCCATTTGCCCTTGGTCAGAGAGAGACAGCTGCTCTGAGGAGGGGGTGAGCAGCCCCAGGCAGACCCccactgcagcagggctgtgtccCCCCATCTCTGCACCCAGGACAGAGGCTCCCAGGAGGAAATGGGCCCCGGTGACAGTTTGGTGTTGCCCAAGAGGCTCTGGGAGTTGCCCTGCACAGGGTGGCAAGCCTGTCCCCACTCACCTCCACCCTGGCTCACACGGTATGGTCAACTGTCCAGATGCACGCTGCAAAGCAAGGAGCAGGACAGTCTCACCCCGAGGCAAAGAgtctcctggggctgctgctgtgccccGCGAGATGGGCAGGGACAGCTGAGAGCTGGAGTGAGGGGCACCCTGCCTTCACCCTCAGTGCTAGGTGGGGAAGGGTGCTTGCAGAGCCAGGAGTAGGTGGTGAGGGGAGCACCcagtgcagggagggagggcgcTGGGGGCAGTGGTGGTTAGGGTGCTCCTGCAAGGGGAAGCGAAGGGGTGTGgggccaggcagagcagggggcagGACGCCCGGGCTCCACTCCCCACTTGCACTGACCTCCACGTCTACTCGTCCCCAGGGAGGCAGGGCTCAGAGGTGCTCGAGCTGCTCGGAGAAAAGGTGCCGAgacctgtccctcctcccagggaggaaggagggcGAGAGGAGCAAGCCTGCCGAAGCTCCCGTGCTCTGAAACATGATCCTGCCGCAGGCACCTCCCTGGGCCCCACCTCAGCCTCTCCGACCTATATATGTCGCCCGCCTTGGCCAGGCGCGGGGGACGCAGGCTCACACGGTCTGCCGGGCCCCCAGGGATCCCTGTGGATGGAGCGGCCGAGGCACCAGGGGATGACGAAGAACACGTACATGCGCTGGCGGCTCCCGCTCGTATGCCTCCTCTGGGAGGTGGCCATGATCGTCCTTTTCGGGGTCTTCGTGCGCTTCGGCCCCGAAGCTGACGCGCACTGGGAGGAAGAGAAGCGAGAGATGAACTTGACCAGCGACATAGAGAACGATTTCTACTTCCGATACCCATGTGAGTATTTGGGAAGCCTAGTCCTGGTGCTGGCtggtccccatcccatcccaacccATCATATCCCATCCCATGGCACAGCCTGTCAGAGGCGATGTCTCCACCGATTGCTGGAAAGTCAGGCTCTTGCCTTGAGGCTGGTTTGGGGCACACCAAGAGCAAGAGAAAAGCCTCATGGCCCTCCAGCGCTCTTGGGGCTTTGTCAGCAAGGTACCGTGACACCAGTACGTGACGTCTTTTTTCCAGGAATAGGGCTGACGTGTTCCCAGCACCCTGCAAGTTTCGGCTTGCTACCCCCTCCCTCAGCTCTGGATCAGAGCAAGCTTTTCTGTGCATACGGAGGAACGGCTGTCGAGATCCTGTGAcatcttcttccccttcctaCGTCCTCCCCCTCACTAGTAAATTACCCTTTAGCTACTGGCATTTCGATGCTGGAGTCCTCCCAACCTGCCAGCTTCCCAGGGCTCTTGGGTCGCTGCATCATATTGCCACGGGGATTATTCAGGTGGTTAAAGCCCTTCTGGCCAGGCGGTGCCTTTGGCTGGCTTTGGTCTCCAGGGCTGGTCATCTTTGTGAGCCGTTCAGAACAGGCTGCTTCTGTAGGCAATTGTTTCCAAGGAAGCAACAGGCCTGAGTCATGCATCTATTTagaacatttccattaaaaacaccTGCTAAATCAAAGGAGCTATAGAAACCTGTAGCTGCTGAGGATTAGCTAGTTCAGAAAAGGATTTGCTTACAGAAACCCACTGCTCAGCCAGCCTCCGAGTTAGTCTATGGCCGTGGCTGCCCCGGGCTCTCCCTCGAGATCTGCCCTTGGGACTATGCCCGCGCAGGTCAGcgtgaagcagcagcagtgcccaagGGCTGCTCTTGTCACTGATGTGCTGGGAGGACATCAGGGGTCCAAGAAAGAGCGCATAGGAGCTAAGGACGTGACATCTCTTCTGTCCTCATATCCCACCCCTGCTCCACAGTGCCAAATATTCCCCCTCAAAAGGCTGCATGGGTTCACACAACTAAATCAACCTAAGACCAACTGCTTAGCTCAGTTTAGCTTTGCGTTACTTTTCTGTTTCAGACCTGAGGAAGGGCTCACGTGCCCAAAAGCACAGGTGGCTTTTTTCCATTATCTAATCAGAAATATTCTCTCTCTGCAAAGATGGACAAACAAGGCAAGGCGACCGAGCCCTGGCATTTTGATCCCTGTGTCCATCCAGCGCTGCTCAGAAGACAGTGCGATGGTTGAACACCCGAGGATCATTTGTATCAATGTGTCTGCGACCGCTGCTGTCCATAGGACCTGTCTGCAATGGCAGTGGGATAAGAGTGGCAAACTGACAGGTCCTCCGAGCCCAGAGATGATTGGGAAGGCAGGCAGAGGGAAGCCTATGTGGGCTTGTGTCAGTGGTGCCCATTGCCAGGTCCAGTCAGTGTGACAATTCCTTCTCATTTTGAATTGCACATTGATATTCCCTAATGGGTGACTCCTCTGCTCTCTAGGGAAAAGAAATGAGGTTCTTTGGCACAAGTAGCATTCCCAAAGCCCAAACATTTCCTCTCGATAGTGACGGCAATTGTCCTCCCGCAAAAGCAGGGTCACAAAACCTTTAGGGCATGGCAGCGCTTGGGCTGCCTCTGAGTGATGCCAATGTTATTCTTCCCCAGGGAAAATAAATGCAAGGGTTAGAAAAAGGCTTTAGACTGGGTGCAGTTTGAAGAAAGACCCGCTCTTCCTCTGGCTTTGTGCAGGGTCTAACGCACGGTGGGTATCCTCTGTTTTCAGAGGGCACACAGTCCGCAGCTTTAACTCTGACCtgtgtatttctgcttttagGATGAAGTGGGAATATATAATGCAAATGGCAGCAGATAATTCTAGCTGTGTATTGTGCTGCTTACACTGGAGAATAGAGGTGGGGAGAATAAATGCAGCTGCAGAGGGAAAGTCTGTGGGATTGTATGGTAAAACCAGAGTTAGGAAGACTGGTTCTTAGGACATGCGGAGAAGTGCATTTGAAGCTGAACAGTGCCAGCTGCAGATcttgtctccttcctttctttatgAGTGATTTCATAGGCATAGGGGGCATTTTTAAAACCAAGCAGATTAACCTGTCTCTGCAATATGGCACTACGTTGCTGGAGCCTGTCCAAATGCTCGTCCTTATACaagtcatagaatagaatcatagaatcatagaatcattaaggttggaaaagacctccaagatcatcgagtccaaccgtcaacccaacaccaccatgcccactaaaccatgtccctaagcgcctcatctacacgtcttctaaatacttccagggatggggactccaccacttccctgggcagcctgttccaatgtttcaccactctttcagtaaagaaatttttcctcacatccaatctaaactttccctggcacaacttgaggccatttcctctcatcctatcgctagttacttgggagaagagaccgacccccacctcgctacaacctcctttcagggagttgtagagagcgatgaggtctcccctcagcctccttttctccaggctgaacaaccccagttccctcagccgctcctcataggacttgttctccagacccctcaccagcctcgttgcccttctctggacacgctccagcacctcgacgtccttcttgtagtgaggggcccaaaactgaacacagtattcgaggtgcggcctcaccagtgccgagtacaggggcacgatcacttccctgctcctgctggccacactatttctgatacaggccaggatgccattggccttcttggccgcctgggcacactgccggctcacttGTGGGCACAAGTCGCAAGATCTTGTAAAGCACCAAAGGACAAAAGCCAAGGCTTCTGCAGAGCTACACCTCACCCAAATCCTCACCCAGCCCTTAGTGGAAGCAGCAGATACAACCCCACTGTCCCTGCGGGAGCAGATCTGAGGCTGCTGGAGTTCAGCACAGGTTCAGGGTAGAGCAGATTCTCAATCACTGAATTTCCTTTGCCCTGAGCTTATGCCTTCTCTGAGGTGCACAGACATTGCTGGTTATAGTGGCTATAAGGGTTTGTGCGCCGCATAATGCAGAACTTGCCGGCGTAGCTCTGTCGATGCTGTGTTTACCTGTTCTACAGCGTGGGTTTGCTGGTGGGAGACTCCCGGAGGGGGAACCCAGCCTTGGATCTCCTGCTCTTTTCATGGGCAGAGTGGCCTCCAGTGTGAGGGTTTGCATGGTTCTGTTTGTAAGTATGCAGCGTTTCAGCTCACTTAATTGCAAAGCGATGCTTATCTGATAGAAATGTGCAGCATTAAAAAGTACAGCAGGTTTACTGCACCGAGAAGTTCTTTCAAGAGGCTCATGCAGGTTTGGTTTCCCCCGGGGAAGGACATCTGAGGGGCTCGAGTTAGCAGGTCCGAGCATTTGTGGGAAGAACTGGGTCTCTCTGGTTTAAGCACTTAAAATCTCACAAGGTGGGATCCTGGTCTCAAGGGTATTTTGCCACTGATTCAGtggcatttaaaaatgtatttgtaaactTCCTTTGTTCTTGTACTCTTCTTGCTCTGAGCCATCACCAGGACCCTGCATTGGATGGACCTACCCAAAATGACCATTCATGTGTTTTTAACAAAACTTCACTGTTCATTTTACATgacattttctgagttttttacaaaaggggaaaaaccaatctgaatagaaaaatgttttcctttgtacaCTCCATTAGTCTCCAGTCTTCTCTTGCACACagcttttaagaaacattttttactttcaaGACCAAGCCTTTTAACCAAAAGCCAGTTTCCAAAAGCTGAGCCATTTTCAGACTTAGAAATGTGGGGACATGGGACAAACACACATTTTCTCTTGAATTTCCCCCCTATTGCCACTGATGTGGTTTCCTTTCACTGCCGACTTCAAATGGCACTCGCAGCCCTGCCTTTGCCGCAGAGCTGACGGTCCCTTCCCTCTGCACAGCTTTCCAGGACGTCCACGTGATGATCTTTGTGGGCTTTGGCTTCCTCATGACATTCCTCAAGCGTTATGGATTCGGAGCCGTGGGTTTCAATTTCCTCCTTGCTGCCTTTGGGATCCAGTGGGCTCTCCTGATGCAAGGCTGGTTCCACTCTTTCAAGAGCGGGAAGATCCTCGTTGGAgtggagaagtaaggaggagaTGGGCTCTGGGATGCCACCTCTTGACTGGCCGGTGGAAGAGCTGGGACAGGAGCCAAGCAGCTGGCAGCACCTGTCCCTCTGTTACATGCAAACAAGCCTCTCAAATGTTGTCTTCCCTCCACGTACCTCCACTCACTTTCCACCTTTGAGTCCAAAGGTACTTGTCATTATGGTGGTACTGCTCAAAGGGAAATGTGAGATGAGCATCACCCCTTAGTCCCAAGCCAAGTACCATGGAATCCAGTGCTGAGAACATACATAATCCACATTATTTAAATAACTTGGGGGAAAGCACCTTTCCTGGACAGTATGTCAGAATGGGAGGAAGGTCAGTGGGAAATCCAAGGCTGGTTCCTAATCACCTATTTGTCTTCAGGTGGGatctctggagctgggggtgggtgAGGGTGAGTTACAGAAGAGAATTTCCTCATTAAACCAcagttttccttccccttttccagcctgaTCAATGCTGATTTCTGTGTGGGCTCTGTGTGCATTGCCTTTGGGGCCATCCTGGGCAAAACCAGCCCCATACAGCTCCTCGTCATGACACTGTTTCAAGTCACGCTCTTCGCAGTGAACGAGTACATCCTCCTCAACCTGCTTCATGTAAGGCTTTAGGCAGCACCCGCTTAGTtctgctccttcctctctgcGTCTCTGCAAATTGTCTCCTTCTGCTATGGCTCCACCAAGCCACTGCCTTCATAAGATTTGAAATGCAAGAATTCAGGCAGAAAAAGCAGACATAATAGAAAAGAGGGGTTCAGTGAGGGGTACTTCCCTGAGAAGGGAGATCCCCCGGAGTTTTACACACAAGCCTGGCAATTCAAGAGCACTGGGTCCCTTCACTGCAGCTCCTGAGGCAGACGGGGTCTTAGCACAAAGGGCCAGTCATTCTCTTCATGCCTGAGATTTCCCTTTCATCGGTTTTCCCTGCTGAAATATGGGCGCTGTAGAAGGAAATCGAGCGACAAAGAGGACGTCAGCAGATGTCTGCTGACAGAGGCAGGGTTCCTGCCCTCCGAGAGAGGGCTTGGAGGGCTGGGAAGCAAATAAGCTCCCAGAAGACCTGAGTGCACATGGGAGCCAACCTGGCTATCGCTGTAACCTGCTTGCCATTAGGAAACTCCCCTCTGCTTCGATGCCTTCCAAGGGGAAGCTAAGAGGAATGCTGTGGCCACACACGGGACCAAGTGAGCGGGATAGATAGCAGGACCAGAGCATTTTTGTCCCCCTTTTCACATGACTGAGTGCAGGCTGGAAGGATGGGTGGGCAGACAAGCGGGGCATGATGCAAACCAGACCTCAGCTCCAAAACAAGTGGTGACTGCAGAAGCGAACCTCTGTTTTCCCATGGCTGCAGGTTAAGGATGCGGGTGGCTCCATGACCATTCACACCTTCGGAGCCTACTTTGGCCTCACAGTGACACGCATCCTGTACAGACCCAACCTGGAGCAGAGTAAGGACAAGCAGGGTTCCGTGTACCACTCCGACCTCTTCGCTATGATCGGTGAGTCAGCTCCTGCCTCAGGGGCACTGGTAAATGCGGACCGCTCAGCTGCAGAGGGCTGGTCCCTCCTGTGTCTCTGGGAGAACCAAACTGAAACCAGGATCTGGGGCCGAGAAGCTCTGTATCCCAGTCTTCCACCTCTCAGAGTTACTCAGCTCCCTTCATCAATGGCTGGGCTGAGATGGTGCCTGGGAAGACAAGGACGCATTTTGGTTCCCCCTCTCTGCCAGCCCCTCCTGACACTGGTCCCATTACAGGGGGTGCAgctctggggcagcaggactACGGGATTTAACTTCCCCCTCTGCAGAAAGATCTTGTTTAGAGGTTTTTTCAATCCCTgtattctctcttttccctttctcttcttcatcccctcctccccatcccaccaggtacCCTGTATCTATGGATGTACTGGCCCAGTTTTAACTCGGCAATTTCTGAGCATGGGGATGCCCAGCACCGGGCTGCCATTAACACGTACTGCTCGCTGGCTGCTTGTGTCCTCACCACAGTGGCCTTCTCCAGCATGCTGCAGAAGAAAGGCAAGCTTGACATGGTaagctgggagcagagagccCTGCGCTGCCCAGGGGGCTTATAATGAGGTTGACTGAGGGTCCAGGAAACAATTGGGTTTCAGGGCATGATGGTGCAACCAGCATCCAGGCAGAAACCCAGAGGCTTTATTGAATAAGCAGGTGGAAAGTGAGTCCTGCAGTGCTTGAGGTGCAGGGTGATGGACGTGGTGGACCTAAGTCACAGCGGGGACTGGACTTGCTCTGCCCAGAGAGCTACTGATGGGCATGTTGCAGAGCCGTGTTTGGCAACGCTCTCCAGCAAGCCGAGCAGGGCCTGCGTGGCAGCTCGTGAGCAATCGGGGGGCTGACTTGTACGTGTTATGTGTGTGGGTGACATGTCTCTGTGACAGCAGAGCTTGCGTGACACATGGGTGAGACAATTTCCATCTCATCACAACTCCCCACCCAGATTTGTGGATGCAAAGAACGTGTGTGGTACAGGGAGTGGGAGTCTATGTGTGCCTGTGCTACAGACAGAGGCTGCCTGTTCTTCTCCTCTTGTTTTTCACCAACAAGCAGGAAAATGGGCCCTGATATTTCCTCTGGAAGCATTTTCAGAGCTGATTCTCTCGCTTTACCATTTGCACCATCCCTGAGCAATTGCAATCTCCCCGAGATGCCAAGACAGGGCGGTTACTTCTGCAGGTCCACATCCAGAACGCAACGCTGGCAGGTGGCGTGGCCGTGGGCACCAGCGCGGAGATGATGCTGACTCCGTATGGCTCCCTCATTGTTGGGTTCATCTGTGGCATCGTGTCCACAGTGGGGTATGTCTACCTCACGGTGAGTGCTGCTTTAGGGGTctgcagccctggtcctgctAAGGAGACCAGGAATGGATTCACTTCCCTTTGAGGGTTCCTGCTTTCCACCATCCCTCACGTAGATGCACTTCTGATTCCGTTTACTGCCCCAAAACGTTCAGGAAGGTTCAGTCTCCCAACAGGAGAGTGTTTGGAGGAGACGTTGTTATTTTATCTTGAGCTTGGCTCACAGCTTTGTCTACAGGCCCTTAGCTCTTAAATGGGACACAGTAtcactcttccttctctgcttatCCCGGTTCTCCATGGAAGGAACTAATCCTTTCCAGGGCTGTGCTCACGTCCCTGATCTCTCTCtacctcccctcccctcagccTTTTTTGGAGTCCAGGTTGCACATCCAGGACACATGTGGCATCCACAACCTCCACGCCATGCCAGGCCTTATTGGGGGCATTGTGGGGGCCATCACTGCAGCTGCAGCCACGGAGGATGTATATGGAAAGGAAGGGTAAGACAGCTTGAAAAATCTTCCCTGAGAATAGATTTTACCTGGGGCTCCTTGGGCTGGGAGCAAGGAGCAATTAACAGCCCTCGTTAATTGCCCAGAGTTGCCCCTTTGCCCCTCAAAAACATGGGGTGCACTGACTGTGTCGGGCTTACTGAAGTGTAAGAGACTCATCTCTTGCAGCTGACTTCTGGTGGCCTCAAAAAGTGAGCCATAACCCCGCTCCTTGGCATTATTCCGGGGCACAGTGGGCGGGGAAGtgctcctccctccatccctgcattGTTTTGGGGCGTCAGGTAAGGCTGAAGgtctgaaatacaaaagaaatgtttatattttggGCTCCTCCTAGGTAAAGCTTTGCCAGGGACCAGAGGAGAAAGAAGTGAGCAGCGTTTTGTGTCATTGCAACACTCTCCTGGTCCATTGCAGAAGAGGGATGGGGATAGTGAGGAGTCCCCGGGGGAGCAGGGCAACAGAGCTTCTCCAGAGCCAGGGAGGATCTCCTGCCAGGAGCAATCCTCACCGTTTCTGCCCTTGGCAGGTTTATCAAGGCGTTTGACTTCACTGGCACGTACCAGACACGGACACCCAGTGTCCAAGGAGGGTTCCAGGCGGCTGGCATTGTGGTGTCTCTGCTGATGGCTTTCGCCGGCGGGGCCCTTGTGGGTAAGCAGGAGGGGAGCACGGAGAGGGGTGGGTTGAGTCCAGCCTGTGGCTGAAATGGAGGTGTCCACGTACTCCTGCCTGTGGCTGGATGCGTCCTTCCTGCTTGCGTTGCAAGGGTTGCAGCCCCTGGCTTGCTCACATTTGGACGCCCTGCAGCGGGACCACCCCAAAGCCCACAGGAGCAGGGGAAACCAGGCAGCCAAGGGGGGAGCAAGCTCAAATGGGTTTGGAGAAAAGGGGGGATTGGCACCAAGCACCATCCCAGGGCTGCGTTTGCCCCCTTTGCTGCCGGGACGGGTGGACTCCGGCCATCCGCACCCTGCCTGCGTTATGGCCCCCTGCCCACTGCCCTGCCCGGCTGCTTCCAGGGGCCATCCTGAAGCTGCCCGTCTGGGGCGACGCCGCCGCCGAGAACTGCTTTGAGGACGACATTTACTGGGAGGTGAGGCGGGGGGCGAGCGGGCTGGCCCGGCCGCGGGCCGAGGCGCTGAGGCGGGGTGTGGGGTCGAGgtcggcggcgggagcggggcggagTGGGGCGGGAGGCACAAGATGGCGCTGTCGCCCCGCGGCGTGAGGGGCCGCCGTGGCGCGGCGCTGAGGGGGCTCTGCCGCGCCGCAGGTGCCGGAGGACGAGGAGAGCGACGTGTACCACATGCACAACCCCGACAAGCCCGCCTCGCCCTGAGCCGCCCACAgccctccgccgccccccgcccagGGCGCTGCCTCCTCAGGGGGGCGGCCCGCCATCTTCCCGCCTGCGGGGCTGCCCCCACCGCCTCTTCCCCCGCCACAGAACCCTGGGCCCCACTCCTGGGGGGGGCGAAAGGCTCATTTTCTCCCCATGACGACGAGGCACCCAGCCTGGCCCTTCTCTCCCGCTTTTGTAACGAGCTGttgtgaataaaataaaaacgTGTTCTTCTTTCCAGGCCTGTGCTCCCTTGTGTGAGTAGTGGAGCAGGATGGGATGTCGCCCAGACCCCGTCTCTCACGCCAGCAACACAGGGCAGCTACTGGGAGAGCTCTTGGCTGCTGGGGGTAAAGCGGAGGCGCTGGGACACTCACGGTGCCCGGGGGCCGAAGTGGATGCACGAGCGATGGCAATGCAGGGATAGGACAGGCTGTGGAGACGCTGGCTTAGGACCTGGCACCTTAAAATacagcagctggaggcagcagccagACTTTCCACGGCAGGGGCTGAGCCTGTGTGGGAAGCACAGGCCGGGCTGGTGCTTTttgcgggggaggggggggggtgctggggtgcagcgGCTGTCCTCGTGCTCATGCTACCATCCAAGGCCTGGGTAAGGGCCAGCTTTGAGTCTGGCTACACTTTTACATGCCTCCACCATCACCTTCTCAACTGCTCTACTGAGGTCTCCATCAGCACCTTGGGAGCGTTGTTTGCATGTACAGTGCAGGCTGGCAAGaccctttcctcttctttggtTTCAGCCATTTCTTCCAGTGTCATCAGACCACTCCTTCCACTTACCAGTGCTA encodes the following:
- the RHCG gene encoding ammonium transporter Rh type C produces the protein MERPRHQGMTKNTYMRWRLPLVCLLWEVAMIVLFGVFVRFGPEADAHWEEEKREMNLTSDIENDFYFRYPSFQDVHVMIFVGFGFLMTFLKRYGFGAVGFNFLLAAFGIQWALLMQGWFHSFKSGKILVGVENLINADFCVGSVCIAFGAILGKTSPIQLLVMTLFQVTLFAVNEYILLNLLHVKDAGGSMTIHTFGAYFGLTVTRILYRPNLEQSKDKQGSVYHSDLFAMIGTLYLWMYWPSFNSAISEHGDAQHRAAINTYCSLAACVLTTVAFSSMLQKKGKLDMVHIQNATLAGGVAVGTSAEMMLTPYGSLIVGFICGIVSTVGYVYLTPFLESRLHIQDTCGIHNLHAMPGLIGGIVGAITAAAATEDVYGKEGFIKAFDFTGTYQTRTPSVQGGFQAAGIVVSLLMAFAGGALVGAILKLPVWGDAAAENCFEDDIYWEVPEDEESDVYHMHNPDKPASP